A single Silvibacterium dinghuense DNA region contains:
- a CDS encoding glycosyltransferase encodes MRILHIIPSLDLAYGGPPEGLRRLAAGYLREGHDVEVATLDDPRAEFLRELPFPVSAHGPRKNTYGYSPTLLPWLRENASRFDGVVVNGLWQYHGRAAWLALHGRQRYAVFMHGMLDPYFNKPYLTKFAKKWPYWLFNEYKLIRDAHRVLFTSEAEMHLAAKSMWPYRAEGMVVPYGTPGPGKDTALYRRAFLELCPQMEEKRFLLFLGRIHPKKGCDLLIEAFAAAAAADLHLVIAGPDQTGWKAQLEARAVELGVADRIHWPGMLSGDTKWGAYFCADAFILPSHQENFGISVAEALACRLPVLISDQVNIHAEVKSDGAAIVEPDTLDGTRRMIEQWENMPVSQKDAMRAAARRCFEQRYNSQRLPSSIVSLFQSS; translated from the coding sequence ATGCGCATCCTGCATATCATCCCGTCTCTCGATCTCGCGTACGGTGGACCGCCGGAGGGGCTGCGCCGTCTTGCTGCGGGCTATCTCCGCGAGGGCCACGATGTCGAAGTGGCGACACTGGACGATCCGCGGGCGGAGTTTCTCCGCGAGTTGCCGTTCCCGGTCTCGGCGCATGGTCCGAGAAAGAATACCTATGGCTATTCGCCAACGCTATTGCCCTGGTTGCGCGAGAACGCTTCACGTTTCGATGGCGTGGTGGTGAATGGGCTCTGGCAATATCACGGCCGCGCGGCGTGGCTGGCTCTCCACGGACGCCAGAGGTATGCCGTTTTTATGCATGGCATGCTTGATCCTTATTTCAATAAGCCGTATCTCACCAAGTTTGCGAAGAAGTGGCCTTACTGGCTCTTCAACGAATACAAGCTCATCCGCGATGCTCACCGTGTGCTTTTTACCTCGGAGGCTGAGATGCATCTTGCCGCGAAGAGCATGTGGCCGTATCGCGCCGAAGGCATGGTCGTTCCGTACGGCACTCCTGGACCTGGTAAAGACACGGCTCTGTATCGGCGTGCTTTCCTTGAGCTTTGCCCGCAGATGGAAGAAAAGAGGTTCCTGCTTTTTCTGGGCCGCATTCATCCGAAGAAGGGATGCGATCTGCTGATCGAAGCCTTTGCCGCGGCTGCTGCGGCCGATCTTCACCTGGTAATAGCTGGTCCTGATCAGACAGGATGGAAGGCGCAACTCGAAGCCCGCGCTGTCGAGCTTGGAGTGGCAGACCGCATCCACTGGCCGGGAATGCTCAGCGGAGATACGAAGTGGGGCGCATATTTCTGTGCCGATGCCTTTATTCTGCCTTCGCACCAGGAGAACTTCGGCATTTCGGTTGCAGAAGCTCTGGCCTGCAGGCTTCCGGTGCTGATCTCCGATCAGGTGAATATCCATGCCGAGGTCAAGAGCGATGGCGCTGCGATCGTCGAGCCGGACACGCTCGACGGAACCCGGCGCATGATCGAGCAGTGGGAAAACATGCCTGTTTCACAGAAAGATGCCATGCGTGCTGCTGCTCGGCGCTGTTTCGAGCAACGCTATAACTCGCAACGGCTGCCTTCCTCGATCGTCTCTCTGTTTCAATCCTCCTGA
- a CDS encoding S9 family peptidase has protein sequence MSNPTEMKPPVAAIRHTETTLHGTTLVDDYAWLREKDNPEVIAYLEAENAWTAADLAPTAELQKTLYQEMVSHIKETDVSVPFRDGSWWYYSRTEQGAQYPIYCRKAALTDDLDRFPGDAAQEETVLDINELAKGEPYMAVSALTVSDDGHLLAYAVDNKGFRQYTLQVKDLRTGALLSERVERVGSVLWAADNATLCYTVEDEVQKRQFQFFRHTLGRPHSEDVLVFEEKDERFNLGAGRTRDGIYTILESSSHTTTENWFLRSDDPAGKWQLIEPRRDDFEYYVDHRHGLFYIRANDTGRNFRLVTTPVETPSKAYWREVLPHREDSMLEEIDLFASFFVACERTLGLQHLRILPFSGQDGTLGTVQEIAFPEPAYSAHPHINRNFDTHKFRYGYQSLVTPSSVFEYDVATGESTLLKQIEVPGGFDRSHYHSERLFATASDGTQVPVSLVYRSDRFEHGKNPLYIYGYGSYGYSLPNNFSSSRLSLLDRGFVMAFAHIRGGGDLGKKWHDAGRLMEKRNTFTDFIAVTEHLVASGYGDAKRIAMEGGSAGGLLMGAVCNLRPDLYRAVLSHVPFVDVMNTMLDASLPLTVPEYEEWGNPNEPEAFRYMLSYSPYDNVEAKAYPAMLVKTSLHDSQVMYWEPAKYIAKLRTLKTDNHTLLFHTNMTAGHSGASGRYDYLEEIAMDYAFLLRELHVEG, from the coding sequence ATGTCGAACCCCACCGAAATGAAGCCTCCCGTCGCCGCCATCCGCCACACCGAAACAACCCTGCACGGCACCACTCTGGTGGACGACTACGCATGGCTGCGCGAGAAAGACAATCCCGAGGTCATTGCCTACCTTGAAGCGGAAAATGCATGGACCGCCGCAGATCTCGCACCGACAGCCGAACTGCAAAAAACGCTCTACCAGGAAATGGTGAGTCACATCAAGGAAACCGACGTTTCGGTTCCCTTCCGCGACGGCAGCTGGTGGTATTACTCGCGCACCGAGCAGGGTGCGCAGTATCCCATCTACTGCCGCAAAGCTGCTCTTACCGATGATCTCGACCGCTTTCCCGGTGATGCCGCACAGGAAGAGACTGTGCTCGATATCAATGAGCTGGCCAAGGGCGAGCCGTACATGGCAGTCAGCGCACTCACCGTCTCCGATGACGGTCATCTGCTGGCCTATGCCGTAGACAACAAGGGCTTTCGCCAGTACACGCTGCAGGTCAAGGATCTGCGCACCGGCGCGCTGCTGAGCGAGCGCGTGGAGCGCGTCGGCTCCGTGCTCTGGGCTGCGGACAATGCGACCCTCTGCTACACCGTCGAAGATGAGGTACAGAAGCGGCAGTTCCAGTTCTTCCGCCATACTCTAGGCCGTCCGCACAGTGAAGATGTGCTGGTTTTCGAGGAGAAAGACGAGCGTTTCAATCTCGGCGCAGGCCGCACGCGGGATGGTATCTACACGATTCTCGAAAGCTCGAGCCATACAACGACTGAGAACTGGTTCCTGCGCTCCGATGATCCCGCCGGCAAGTGGCAACTGATTGAGCCGCGACGCGATGATTTCGAGTACTACGTGGATCACCGCCACGGCCTCTTCTATATCCGCGCCAACGACACGGGACGCAACTTCCGGCTGGTCACGACACCGGTTGAGACCCCCTCAAAGGCATACTGGCGTGAAGTGCTGCCACATCGCGAAGACTCGATGCTCGAAGAGATCGATCTCTTTGCTTCGTTCTTTGTCGCCTGTGAGCGAACGCTTGGCCTGCAGCACCTGCGCATTCTTCCCTTTTCCGGACAAGACGGCACGCTGGGCACGGTGCAGGAGATCGCCTTTCCCGAGCCGGCCTACAGCGCACATCCGCACATCAATCGTAACTTTGACACGCACAAATTCCGTTATGGCTATCAGTCGCTGGTGACACCCAGCTCTGTCTTCGAGTATGACGTCGCCACCGGGGAGTCGACGCTGCTCAAACAGATTGAAGTACCGGGCGGATTTGATCGCTCGCACTATCACTCCGAACGTCTGTTCGCCACGGCCTCCGACGGCACGCAGGTTCCAGTGTCGCTGGTCTATCGCTCTGATCGCTTCGAGCACGGCAAGAATCCTCTCTACATTTATGGATATGGCTCGTATGGCTACTCGCTGCCGAACAACTTCAGCAGCAGCCGGCTAAGCCTGCTCGACCGCGGCTTCGTCATGGCCTTCGCGCATATCCGCGGCGGCGGCGATCTCGGCAAGAAATGGCACGATGCAGGCCGCCTGATGGAAAAACGGAACACGTTCACCGATTTCATCGCGGTCACGGAACATCTCGTTGCCAGCGGATATGGCGATGCGAAGCGCATAGCTATGGAAGGCGGAAGCGCAGGCGGGCTGCTGATGGGCGCAGTGTGCAACCTCCGTCCCGACCTTTATCGGGCGGTGCTCTCGCACGTGCCGTTCGTGGATGTGATGAACACCATGCTCGACGCCTCTCTGCCGCTGACGGTGCCGGAGTACGAGGAGTGGGGCAATCCAAATGAACCTGAGGCATTCCGCTACATGCTGAGCTATTCGCCGTATGACAATGTGGAAGCCAAGGCCTACCCCGCAATGCTGGTAAAGACCTCGCTTCACGACAGCCAGGTAATGTATTGGGAGCCGGCCAAATATATAGCGAAGCTGCGGACGCTCAAGACCGACAACCATACGCTGCTTTTCCATACCAATATGACAGCCGGACACTCCGGCGCCTCAGGGCGCTACGACTATCTCGAAGAGATAGCAATGGACTATGCCTTTCTCCTGCGCGAGCTTCACGTCGAAGGCTGA
- a CDS encoding threonine aldolase family protein, whose amino-acid sequence MSSTAETLSTPVIDLRSDTVTKPTAAMRAAMADAEVGDDVYGEDPTVNRLEARAAELFGREAAIFVPTGSMGNQIAIKLHTQPGQEIICDARGHIVDWEMAMVSAFSGCHLRTVPGDRGVLQWEQIKAAIAPKLYYRAQTGLISLENSHNMAGGTVTPLEVYEEIWNGARDAGIPVHLDGARVFNAATALGINVATLTSGFQSVMFCLSKGLCAPVGSILVGSRRFIERARSVRKMLGGGMRQAGILAAAGLIALEEMPQRLHEDHANARLLAEGLAAIPGIEIDLTAVQTNIVIFRLRGVADVAPVLAKLKQKGVLAGAAAADQIRFVTHHDISREACEHALAISIETFTAS is encoded by the coding sequence ATGTCCAGTACTGCAGAAACACTCTCCACCCCGGTAATCGACCTGCGCAGCGATACAGTCACGAAACCCACCGCAGCCATGCGCGCGGCGATGGCCGATGCCGAAGTCGGCGATGACGTGTACGGAGAAGACCCCACGGTGAATCGCCTCGAAGCGCGCGCCGCGGAGCTCTTTGGACGTGAGGCTGCCATCTTTGTGCCCACCGGCAGCATGGGCAACCAGATCGCGATCAAGCTGCATACACAGCCAGGACAGGAAATCATCTGCGACGCGCGCGGGCATATCGTCGACTGGGAGATGGCCATGGTATCGGCGTTCTCCGGCTGCCATCTGCGCACCGTTCCCGGCGATCGCGGCGTACTGCAATGGGAGCAGATCAAGGCAGCGATTGCGCCGAAGCTCTACTATCGCGCGCAAACGGGGCTGATCTCGCTCGAAAACTCGCACAACATGGCGGGAGGCACGGTCACGCCGCTTGAAGTGTACGAAGAGATCTGGAACGGCGCACGCGATGCCGGCATTCCGGTACACCTCGACGGAGCCCGTGTCTTCAATGCAGCCACAGCGCTCGGCATCAATGTGGCCACATTGACCAGCGGCTTCCAGAGCGTGATGTTCTGCCTCTCGAAGGGACTCTGCGCGCCGGTCGGCTCCATTCTGGTCGGCAGCCGACGCTTCATCGAGCGGGCCCGCAGCGTGCGCAAGATGCTGGGCGGAGGTATGCGTCAGGCAGGCATTCTGGCGGCAGCAGGACTGATCGCACTTGAAGAGATGCCGCAGCGCCTGCACGAAGATCATGCCAACGCACGACTGCTGGCTGAAGGTTTAGCAGCAATTCCAGGGATTGAAATCGATCTCACGGCAGTACAGACAAACATCGTGATCTTCCGCCTGCGCGGCGTCGCGGATGTTGCGCCGGTGCTGGCGAAGCTGAAGCAAAAAGGAGTGCTGGCGGGCGCGGCAGCAGCAGACCAGATCCGCTTTGTGACGCATCATGATATTTCGCGCGAAGCCTGTGAGCATGCACTGGCCATCTCTATTGAGACATTCACTGCTTCATAA
- a CDS encoding TonB-dependent receptor produces MKRISTCLMWALMLAVACIPGMAQTVTGSIRGTITDPSGAIVPSAKVTATNTATGVNTVATTNNAGEYSVRFLQIGQYTITVEAQGFSTAHYGPFALEIDQDAKIDIPLTVGQTSTTVTVKEELQPILQTENATNGETFTENTINSVPLNGRDFTQLTAFTPGAVVTGYGSFGGSNSTERSTGDSNEANVNGSRQQSNNYLLDGQEINENINNTVGYTPSPDSIEQLRVVSSNANAEFGNVNGGEVLMVMKSGSNKFHGSVFGFLQNDNLDANSWANDHNVIPVAKNPFTQAIFGATFGGPIIKDKLFFFVDYEGMRYHTGGETDYSLATQDMLKGDLSNLYSINSTGGIQLYDTQTLEANGTPTPYTNNQVPVNSSIAQYLAAHQNAYPAPNNPTSDPTGIYNNFVGPSGTFQTNDQGDVKIDYHPRLNDVISGRYSQGYAQNATTKDPLPVEFPSASNYPDHLGNITWTHTLSPAIVNLARASYSRIQFNSGVTTDPSGIFGLDGNSIVGIPSKAQETAGFSLQSFSTNDATGMPSNFGANPTPEVFVDNVFEYADDLTWQYGKHLFKFGASFIRYQQNSFYPGNDGELGSFSYDGQYSTDGGTAYPFADFLLDRVNSASVGAVTGLTGQRQWRDGIFAQDDWKFSDKLTLNLGVRWEFDQPIYEVNNKMANLNLATGAVEYAGVDGNSRALYDPYYAQVQPRFGFAYAITPRWVIRGGYGITSYFEGMGANLRLTQNPPFHTDYQETGVNPTISDGVVTSTGTYYETSNGFPTTTPPTTTFYAWPKNMKPSSTQEITLTTEYQLAANTSVQLGYVGILGHHLTDPYWGNQRPSPDQLGPYDSLVGTVNGENYAAGTNPDPSTVDTGVVKISATNAASNYNAMQAVLRQRLTDGLELTANYTLSHSMTDSFGYYGVSNISGGYYQQNAYDMRAEWGDAGFDIRQALSVSGEYALPFGRGRQFGANMNRAFDEAVGGWKLALTDVTYTAFPLTAGTTSNYSSKVYSATARPNQYRPLHVTGRSLNAWFGTAVQPGGSEAACSVDTNNGTCVFGPQPTTTFGDVRPMTLRGDGYEQVDAALSKSFPIWKEHALAFRADFFNLLNVASYSAPHATVTDSNFGQITGTTSTERRIQLSLKYAF; encoded by the coding sequence ATGAAACGCATATCCACATGTCTCATGTGGGCGCTGATGCTGGCTGTCGCGTGTATCCCGGGGATGGCACAGACCGTCACCGGCTCCATCCGCGGCACCATCACTGACCCAAGCGGGGCCATTGTCCCTAGTGCGAAGGTGACGGCAACAAATACGGCTACCGGTGTTAATACGGTAGCGACGACCAACAATGCGGGTGAGTATTCGGTTCGCTTCCTGCAAATTGGTCAGTACACCATCACAGTGGAAGCGCAGGGGTTCAGCACTGCGCACTACGGTCCGTTTGCGCTGGAAATTGATCAGGACGCCAAGATTGATATTCCCCTTACCGTAGGCCAGACCAGCACTACCGTGACTGTGAAGGAAGAGCTCCAGCCGATCCTTCAGACCGAGAACGCGACCAACGGTGAAACCTTCACCGAGAACACCATCAACAGTGTGCCGCTCAACGGTCGCGACTTCACCCAGCTGACCGCCTTCACCCCCGGCGCGGTGGTCACCGGCTACGGCAGCTTCGGCGGATCGAACTCGACCGAGCGCTCGACTGGCGACTCGAACGAAGCCAACGTCAACGGCAGCCGCCAGCAGTCGAACAACTACCTGCTCGACGGCCAGGAAATCAACGAGAACATCAACAACACGGTCGGCTATACTCCCAGCCCGGACTCCATCGAACAGCTGCGCGTCGTCTCGTCGAATGCGAACGCCGAATTCGGCAACGTGAACGGCGGCGAAGTGCTGATGGTCATGAAGAGCGGCAGCAACAAGTTCCACGGTTCGGTCTTCGGCTTTCTGCAGAACGACAACCTGGACGCCAACTCCTGGGCCAACGACCATAACGTGATTCCTGTCGCCAAGAATCCGTTTACGCAGGCGATCTTCGGTGCTACCTTCGGCGGTCCGATCATCAAGGATAAGCTGTTCTTCTTCGTCGACTATGAAGGCATGCGGTACCACACGGGCGGCGAGACGGACTACAGCCTTGCTACCCAGGACATGCTGAAGGGCGACCTCTCCAACCTATACAGCATCAACTCGACCGGTGGCATTCAGTTGTACGATACGCAGACGCTTGAGGCCAACGGTACGCCGACGCCTTATACCAACAACCAGGTTCCAGTAAACAGCTCGATCGCCCAGTATCTGGCTGCTCATCAGAATGCCTATCCGGCCCCGAACAACCCAACCAGCGATCCGACGGGGATCTATAACAACTTTGTCGGTCCTTCGGGCACCTTCCAGACGAACGACCAGGGTGACGTCAAGATCGACTATCATCCCCGGCTCAACGACGTCATTTCCGGCCGCTATTCTCAGGGATATGCGCAGAACGCTACGACCAAGGATCCGCTCCCGGTCGAGTTTCCCAGCGCCTCGAATTACCCCGACCACCTGGGTAACATCACCTGGACCCACACCCTCTCGCCTGCCATCGTGAACCTGGCGCGTGCTTCCTACTCGCGCATCCAGTTCAACAGCGGCGTCACCACTGACCCGAGCGGTATCTTCGGTCTCGACGGCAACTCCATCGTCGGCATTCCCAGCAAGGCGCAGGAAACCGCGGGCTTCAGCCTTCAGTCCTTCTCGACCAACGATGCCACCGGCATGCCCAGCAACTTCGGCGCCAACCCGACGCCGGAAGTCTTCGTCGACAATGTTTTTGAATACGCCGACGATCTGACCTGGCAGTATGGCAAGCATCTGTTCAAGTTCGGTGCTTCGTTCATCCGTTACCAGCAAAACAGCTTCTATCCCGGCAATGACGGTGAATTGGGTAGCTTCAGCTATGACGGTCAGTACTCGACCGATGGCGGCACCGCTTATCCTTTTGCCGACTTCCTGCTCGACCGTGTGAACTCGGCTTCGGTGGGCGCGGTCACCGGCCTTACCGGTCAGCGTCAGTGGCGCGACGGTATTTTTGCGCAGGACGACTGGAAGTTCAGCGACAAGCTGACGCTGAACCTCGGCGTCCGCTGGGAGTTCGATCAGCCCATCTACGAAGTGAATAACAAGATGGCCAACCTGAACCTGGCGACCGGTGCGGTGGAGTATGCAGGCGTGGACGGCAACAGCCGCGCTCTCTACGATCCGTACTATGCGCAGGTCCAGCCCCGTTTCGGCTTTGCCTATGCGATCACCCCGCGCTGGGTCATCCGCGGCGGCTACGGCATCACCAGCTACTTTGAAGGTATGGGCGCCAACCTTCGTCTGACCCAGAATCCGCCCTTCCATACCGACTATCAGGAAACTGGTGTCAATCCGACCATCAGCGATGGCGTTGTAACCTCTACGGGAACCTACTACGAAACTTCGAATGGCTTCCCGACCACTACGCCGCCGACCACCACTTTTTACGCGTGGCCGAAGAACATGAAGCCTTCTTCTACGCAGGAAATCACCCTTACTACCGAATATCAGCTTGCCGCCAATACTTCAGTACAGCTCGGTTATGTCGGCATCCTCGGTCATCACCTCACCGACCCGTACTGGGGCAACCAGCGTCCATCGCCCGACCAGCTTGGTCCCTATGACAGCCTGGTGGGCACGGTGAACGGTGAGAATTATGCCGCTGGCACCAACCCTGATCCGTCGACGGTGGACACCGGCGTGGTGAAGATCAGCGCCACCAACGCCGCCAGCAACTACAACGCCATGCAGGCGGTCCTTCGCCAGCGCCTGACCGACGGTCTGGAACTGACGGCCAACTACACGCTTTCGCACTCGATGACCGACAGCTTTGGCTACTACGGTGTGTCGAACATCAGCGGCGGTTACTACCAGCAGAATGCCTATGACATGCGGGCCGAGTGGGGCGACGCGGGTTTCGATATCCGCCAGGCTCTAAGCGTCTCGGGTGAATATGCATTGCCTTTCGGCCGCGGCCGTCAGTTCGGCGCCAACATGAACCGTGCTTTCGACGAGGCTGTCGGCGGCTGGAAGCTGGCTTTGACCGACGTTACCTACACTGCCTTCCCCCTGACCGCGGGCACGACCTCTAACTACTCCAGCAAGGTGTATTCGGCGACCGCCCGTCCCAACCAGTATCGTCCCCTTCACGTAACCGGCCGCTCACTGAATGCATGGTTCGGAACCGCGGTACAGCCCGGTGGCTCCGAAGCGGCGTGCTCGGTCGATACCAACAATGGCACCTGCGTCTTCGGGCCGCAGCCCACGACCACCTTCGGCGACGTTCGCCCCATGACCCTGCGTGGCGATGGCTACGAGCAGGTTGACGCAGCTCTCTCCAAGTCCTTCCCGATCTGGAAAGAACATGCGCTGGCCTTCCGTGCCGATTTCTTCAACCTGCTGAACGTAGCCAGCTACAGCGCACCGCATGCTACGGTTACCGACTCGAACTTTGGCCAGATTACCGGCACGACCTCCACCGAACGCCGTATCCAGCTTTCGCTGAAGTACGCGTTCTAA
- a CDS encoding glycosyltransferase family 2 protein: protein MPKYSIVVPFHNEEENITAMYDRLKAVMEQVGDSFELVLVDDGSSDRSYKLLEEIAAVDSRVLVVKLRRNFGQTSALAAGFDHAQGDYILAMDGDLQHDPNEIPNFLEKLEEGYDVVSGWRKERIDNFVMRRFPSRCANWLMAKLSGVDIHDFGTTFKAYRREVIHNVPLYGEMHRFIPALAAWYGASICEIPIKNVNRERGKSHYGIGRTFRVFFDLLTIRFLLKYMTRPLHFFGIFGALGMLFGSIIAFSLCVLKLFTHQHVMDQHGPWFVIAGVLILGGIQMLAIGLLGELQVRHYHTNSHRAPYTIDRLVRLRAPGEPSILQD from the coding sequence ATGCCGAAGTACTCCATCGTCGTCCCTTTCCACAACGAAGAAGAAAACATCACCGCCATGTACGACCGGCTCAAGGCTGTCATGGAGCAGGTGGGGGACAGCTTCGAGCTGGTGCTCGTCGACGACGGCTCAAGCGACCGCAGCTACAAGCTGCTGGAGGAGATCGCCGCGGTGGACAGCCGCGTGCTGGTCGTAAAGCTGCGCCGCAATTTCGGACAGACCTCGGCCCTGGCCGCCGGCTTCGACCACGCCCAGGGTGACTACATCCTGGCCATGGATGGCGACCTGCAGCACGACCCCAACGAAATCCCCAACTTCCTCGAGAAACTCGAAGAAGGCTATGACGTGGTCAGCGGATGGCGCAAGGAGCGTATCGACAATTTTGTCATGCGCCGCTTCCCTTCGCGCTGCGCTAACTGGCTGATGGCCAAGCTCTCCGGCGTCGATATCCACGACTTCGGCACCACCTTCAAGGCCTATCGCCGCGAGGTGATTCACAACGTTCCGCTGTATGGCGAGATGCACCGGTTTATCCCGGCCCTGGCAGCCTGGTACGGGGCCAGCATCTGCGAAATTCCGATCAAGAACGTGAACCGCGAGCGGGGCAAGAGCCACTATGGCATCGGCCGCACCTTCCGCGTCTTCTTCGACCTGCTGACGATCCGCTTCCTGCTCAAGTACATGACCCGGCCGTTGCACTTCTTCGGCATCTTCGGCGCACTGGGCATGCTCTTCGGCTCGATCATCGCCTTCAGCCTGTGCGTGTTGAAGCTCTTCACCCACCAGCACGTGATGGATCAGCATGGCCCGTGGTTTGTGATCGCCGGTGTCCTGATCCTGGGCGGCATCCAGATGCTGGCTATCGGCCTGCTGGGCGAACTGCAGGTTCGCCACTACCACACCAATTCGCACCGCGCGCCTTACACCATCGACCGGCTGGTGCGCCTGCGCGCTCCGGGCGAGCCGAGCATCCTCCAGGATTAA
- a CDS encoding quinone oxidoreductase family protein has translation MKAIQITRTGSPEVLELVDLPIPSPQAGEVLVKIRASGVNFIDIYYREGRYKAPLPLIDGQEAAGIVESVGEGVTGFQPGDPVAWCNVLGTYAEYAIAPADRLVHIPEGVDLRLAAAVMLQGLTAHYLAYSTFPLKAGDTALVHAAAGGVGLLLTQMAAQIGARVIATVSTEEKAELARQAGAAEIIFYTREDFEARTRELTEGCGVDVVYDSVGLTTFEKSLNVLRPRGLMALFGGSSGAVPPFDLIELSTKGSLYVTRPTLKHYVQTRDELVTRAAAVFQAVKAGTLQVRTEHDYPLANAAQAQMDLAGRKTTGKALLIP, from the coding sequence ATGAAAGCCATCCAGATCACCCGCACCGGCAGTCCTGAAGTCCTCGAACTGGTCGATCTCCCCATTCCCTCCCCCCAAGCTGGAGAGGTTCTGGTCAAGATTCGCGCTTCCGGCGTCAACTTCATCGATATCTACTATCGCGAAGGCCGGTACAAAGCGCCGCTGCCCTTGATCGATGGGCAGGAGGCAGCCGGTATCGTGGAATCTGTCGGCGAAGGTGTAACTGGGTTCCAGCCTGGTGACCCGGTAGCCTGGTGCAATGTACTTGGCACCTATGCCGAGTATGCGATCGCTCCCGCGGACCGCCTGGTGCATATCCCGGAGGGGGTCGATCTGCGTCTCGCCGCGGCCGTGATGCTGCAAGGCCTGACCGCCCACTACCTGGCATACTCGACCTTTCCACTGAAGGCAGGCGACACGGCTCTGGTGCACGCCGCAGCCGGTGGCGTGGGGCTGCTGCTTACGCAGATGGCTGCGCAGATCGGCGCAAGGGTGATTGCCACGGTTTCAACCGAAGAGAAGGCCGAACTCGCACGCCAGGCCGGCGCCGCGGAGATCATTTTCTACACGCGCGAGGACTTCGAAGCACGGACACGCGAGCTGACAGAGGGATGCGGCGTGGATGTCGTCTACGACTCCGTGGGCCTGACGACATTTGAAAAATCACTCAACGTGCTGCGCCCGCGTGGCCTGATGGCGCTCTTCGGAGGCTCCAGTGGCGCAGTACCGCCCTTCGACCTGATCGAGCTCTCGACAAAGGGATCGCTCTACGTGACGCGGCCGACGCTGAAGCACTATGTGCAGACCCGGGATGAGCTGGTTACGCGAGCGGCCGCGGTTTTTCAGGCTGTCAAAGCCGGAACGCTGCAGGTACGCACAGAGCATGATTATCCCCTGGCCAATGCGGCACAGGCACAGATGGACCTTGCAGGCAGAAAAACCACTGGCAAAGCGTTGCTCATTCCTTAA
- a CDS encoding mechanosensitive ion channel family protein, with protein MAGSRELIREDQEDFVMWNQIEQALRDSMSRVTTKIAMLLPGILAFIVALLIFLALGWLFSWLVRSVLTRLRFDERLRKGADTLAEWSPTNTPTTLVTRVVFWIFVALGVLVGVSAFDAASAEPAITAYVFPYLPHIFAAALLFFIGNIVARFLSRSVLITAVNLNLHYARLLATGAKWLVLILTTAMALDHLSIGGQIVDLAFGILFGGIVLALALAVGLGSRDLVSRSLERESARPPEHAPAERLQHF; from the coding sequence ATGGCCGGATCGCGTGAGCTGATTCGCGAAGACCAGGAGGATTTCGTCATGTGGAACCAGATTGAACAGGCACTGCGGGACTCGATGAGCCGCGTGACGACGAAGATTGCCATGCTGCTTCCCGGCATACTGGCTTTCATCGTCGCGCTGCTGATCTTTCTTGCCCTGGGATGGCTCTTCTCCTGGCTGGTGAGGAGCGTTCTTACCAGGCTGCGCTTTGACGAGCGGTTGCGGAAGGGCGCGGATACTCTGGCCGAGTGGTCGCCGACGAATACTCCAACCACCCTCGTCACCCGTGTTGTCTTCTGGATCTTTGTTGCGCTCGGTGTTCTGGTCGGTGTCTCGGCCTTCGATGCCGCGTCCGCCGAGCCTGCCATCACGGCCTATGTTTTTCCCTACCTGCCGCACATCTTTGCCGCTGCGCTGCTCTTTTTCATCGGCAACATCGTCGCACGCTTCCTTTCACGGAGCGTGCTGATCACGGCTGTCAACCTCAATCTGCACTATGCCCGCCTGCTGGCCACGGGTGCGAAGTGGCTGGTGCTGATCCTGACGACAGCCATGGCTCTCGACCATCTTTCCATCGGAGGCCAGATTGTCGATCTTGCCTTCGGCATCCTCTTCGGCGGCATTGTGTTGGCGTTGGCGCTGGCGGTCGGACTAGGATCGCGCGATCTGGTCAGTCGCTCCCTGGAGCGTGAAAGCGCGCGTCCGCCGGAGCATGCTCCGGCGGAGCGGCTGCAGCACTTTTAA